The DNA sequence TGATGCCATGGCAGGCAATTGCTGCTGTGCAGTTTCCAGGGGCTGCTTAGGTTTGGTAGATTTGGAGTTAAGTGGTATCTTTAAAACAGCAGTAGATCCTCCTCTTGGTCCTGTATTTGTAGATCCTTTGGGCCTACCCATTTGGTTTCTATTGGCCATAGGTGCTGACAGTAAAGATGCATCAGTAGAGTCTGTACTGGAACtaggatcatcatcatcaatgtagACTAGGTCTTTCGGCATTTCTTTAAACTGATACACCAAACGTTGTCCCTCTACTTTGGCCAGAATACCTCTTTGGTAATAATATCTGTTAGAGCAATAAAACAGCTTACTAgttacaaaagaaataaaaggtCACAGAATAAACCATGCCTAAAATGACTTATTTAAAGGTACTAGTATAACAACACTCTAAAGAATAAACAGTCGATTTAATGATATTTCTAACTATTGCTGAAGAAAGGCATATTTCCATATAATGGAAGTTTTGTACATAGCCAATGAGACTGGGCTGAAGCAAACTATTGTAACTTTGTCCACTGATGGAAGGCTTTTTGTCCCATTGGAAATTTCCAGGAATAGAATGACTGACAGGCATGCTTTTTATAAATTCTTCCTTTCCCTTGAAAACCCTCACATCATACTGTTCTAAAAGGCCCACTGACCTTTTGCAGAAATGTACAGGAGAAAGGGAAAAACCATTTAACATTTATTTGCCTCCTCTGATTTCATGAACTCCTTTGCAGAGCTTTTTGAAacaaggaatgcttctggaaacagtTCACAGTGTTCAAATTACATaagaaattatgttttaaaatttagTACAGAAAAGGACAAATGGATGTGTTCCCAAGACACTCCAGTATATCAGTTGCCAAGAGAGAAACATGAAAAGCAATGGCCAACTCTAGAACTAGCTAGTCTtgtgccatccatccatccactgtaAGATTAGACAGCTTCTCCCTTTTCATTTTTAACACGCTTGAGAGTAAAAGATGAATTGGAAGAAATGAGCATTTGGGTTGTCCACAAGCATAGTAGAGATTTCTAGGATGTGCTAGCAATTAGTAACTAGAAACTGTCTACCATAAAATATAACTCAGCACTTGAGTCTGCTTCTAGTATATAGGTGCTGCTGTGTCTTCAAATGGTTTCTTACATATGGAGACCCTAACAGGGACCTATCATGGTGGTTTCATAATAAACTAACTGAAAAACAAACAGAGACGAGAAAAAGGTTTAAATGCTAAATGTTACCCATGTGTGTGGATAACTTAATAAAACAGAAAGCGGTATAGTAAACTATTGTCTCTAATGTTTACACCATCTGTCAGAAATATAATTTGTCTAAATCATGAAGTCCAAAAAATGGATTTACAAAGTACTATTATTTACGTATTTAAGACATGTATATCTTGCCCTTCAAATACATTTTCTAATTCATCTTGACCAAATCTACATAAATcgacaatacaaaaaaaattatgtAAAGAAGAATAGAATAAAATCAGTAAATTCTGAAATAAAACACTATGTTTGTTTTTATAGTTCTTTGACTGGAATTGAAAAGAAGGCAGTATAGCCAACCAGTGATTTTTACCTTTTCAGTTGATCCAGAATTCATGGTTGAATAAAATTGTGAAAgatttagaaataaaaaaattccAGTGAACAAAGATTAGAAATCCTTACAGATACCGTAGCCTAAACCCAATTGCTTGTTCAAACTAGAGTAGTTCCACTGAATCAATTTCTGAATAGTATACATTCTGTCAACTCCATAGGCCTCCTATATCTTAGGCTAGCAACTGGATTGAAGACTGTGTCATTTTGAGATGGCATTTGTTTGATATCTACTGAAAGTGTTTCATTTGCAGCACACCAAACTTGTATTAGTTCAGACGACTTCTAATCTAATGGCATACATTTACAATTAAGAAAATATCAATATTTTCTCAAGTCCACCTACCTGAGAGCTCTGCCCATTGTTTCATAATTCATATCAGGCTTGTTTTTATGCTTTCCCCACAGCCTTGACACAGCCTTGGAATCTACAAGCTTAAAAATGCCCTTCTCTCTTTGAGTCCATTTAATGTATTTAGGACAAGTAGCTTTGTCCTGAAGCAGAGCTAGTAAAAACTCCCAAAGATAAATTGTGTTTCCTAAAACAAACAGATGGAAAGGTTTTTTAGAAATTGACACATAACATGCAAAAATCCAGATGTTTACAACAGCAAGGACTTTAAAACCTATTTATATGTAAGATGAAAACATAAATTCAACTATTTTCTGGGACTTGGCTCTAACTGAAGGCTGTCAGATATGCTTGCTACATGTATCTGCCTAATATTAATCATAGTCTAATATAATTGCCAGATTTCTGATAGACACTACTACTATGCAGACAATATCACATGATCAAACTAATCTACATTATCAGTAGTATGTAATCAGTATAGCCCTTACGTGGAGGTAGAAGTATTTTAGCAGCATTTGGGTGCAGACTCGTGTCTTAATTCAATCGGATTCTTACTAAATAATAGACTCAACTGCAAGAGGTTCTATATTCTGGAAATGTTGCATTCAGTAAAGTACTGCTTGACTGGTACAAACATGGTCTGGTGGCAGTGTGGGGTTGATATGGTGTGCTGGAAGAACAGTCTTATCCTAAATATCACAAAGGACCAGAAAGCACTAAGAACTTTTTACTGTATTGCAATAGGAGAAAAGGAAGCAATTATCAGGGAATGGTGAAGGAATAATTTCCCTCATAACACTTGGTATGGCAAATTCATTACAAGAGAAAAATCAagggaatttattttctttcctctCAGTCTCCATGATCACAATATCACCAAATCTGAGAGATAAAACTATTGCCAGATGTTTGTTAAACTCTGCAACATCGAGTATAGTCTGCTCTGCTCCATGGCCCTCAGTTTACATTGTCCAGGCTTACCCTTCccatctttgtttttctttttcaccgTTATGTTTGGAGTCAGAGTAGGCGACTCTGAGCGTGGTGCTTTAGGCTTCTTCcctaaaagaaaaatatatacagaCGTTCATATTGATTATGAAACAGTCAGTTCATTCACCACCCTGATCCATTCCCATTGCCAAATTTTAGTTAGCCAAACTGCTCTATATGATATAATGTAGTTAAAGCTGCCATTATTATTTATAACtgctataatataataacaaccaCTACCACGTTAGAAACTGCTATGACTCCTTTTGAAGTCATGTCATGAAGAGGGAAGGGAGATATGGatgacaaataataatagaaattgaTATCTGATAATATCAATGTTATGAATTGGAAAAACTTTGGAAAGACTACGTGAACTTTTATTGAAAGAACAGTCAGTCTATCAAAATTCTGACAGATACCAAGTGAACAGTCATCTTACAGAATTATATTTTAACCTGCCTTTAACATAATGATACCTTATTGTGCTAATGCAAACTAAGAGTCAAAAGGCCTctaattcaggcatgggcaaatttggccctccaggtgttttggactttatctccaacaattcctaagagctggtaggctgttgggaatcgtaggagttgaagtccaaaacacctggatggccaaagtttgcccatgcaaactttggctgaaactaagacaagtcaaacacgaaTTCTAGACTTTAAGAGagttgacttccaaaaaatgaaggaaatactgaccagcattccatggacaatattaaaagacaagggagttaaggatggatgggagtttttaaaaagtgaaatactcaaggcgcaaatgtaaacagtgccaacaaagaaaaaaaataagacaagtgcgaagaagccagaatggatgtccaaagaacttctaactgggctaagactcaaaagagacatgcacaagaagtggaaaaggggagaaatcgccaaagaagaattcaaacgtatagccaactcctgtagggaaaaggtttgcaaggctaaagcgcaaaatgagctcaggcttgccagggatattaaaaacaacaaaaaaggcttttttgcttacgttggtagaaaaaggaagaacaaggaggcaatagggcctctgcgaggagaagatgggatgatggtgacaggggacagggaaaaggcagaactacttaatgccttctttgcctcagtcttctcacaaaaagaaagccatcttcaacctcagcaacatggaatggacgaaggattaggggaaatctaaccccaaatagggaaacaagtgaattcaaatgaattcaagtccccagggccagatcagctacatccaagagtattgaaggaactagctgaggttatttcagaaccactggcaattatcttcgagagttcttggagtacaggagaagtcccagcggattggaggagggcgaatgtggtccctatcttcaagaagggaaaaaagaacgacccaaacaattaccgtctggtcagcctcacatcgataccaggcaagatcctggaaaaggaagtggtctgcgaacatctagaaacaaatgcagtcattgctaatagccaacatggatataccaaaaacaagtcatgccagactaatctgatctcttttttcgatagttacgagttgggttgatataGAGAACGCCGTGGAtctagcctacctggatttcagtaaggccttcgacaaagtcccccacgaccttctggcaaacaaactagttaaatgtgggctagacaaaactacggttaggtggatctgtaattggctaagcaaacgaacccaaagggtgctcaccaatgcgtcatcttcatcttggaaagaagtgacaagtggagcgccgcagggttccatcctgggcccagttctgttcaatatctttattaacgacttagacgaagggttagaagccacaatcatcaagtttgcagatgacaccaaattgggagggacagataacactccagaagataggagcagaattcaaaatgatcttgacagactagagagatgggccaaaactaacaaaatgaagttcaacagggacaaatgcaagatacttcactttggcagaaaaaatggaatgcaaagatacagaatgggggatgcctggctagacagcagtacatgtgaaaaagatcttggagtcctcgtggacaacaagttaaatataaaccaacaatgtgatgcggctgctaaaaaagccaacgggattctggcctgcatcaatagagtatagcatctagatccagggaagtcatgctacccctctattctgccttggtcagaccacacctggaatactgtgtccaatcctgggcaccgcaattgaagggagatgttgacaagctggaaagcgtccagaggagggcaactaaaatgattaagcgtctggaaaacaagccctatgaggagcggcttaaagaactgggcatgtttagcctgcagaagagaaggctgagaggagacatgatagccatgtacaaatacgtgaagggaagtcatagggaggagggagcaagcttgttttctgctgccctacagactaggacgtggaacaatggtttcaaactacaggaaaggagattccacctgaacatcaggaagaatttcctcactgtgagggctgtttggcagtggaactctctcccccggactgtggtggaggctccttctttggaggcttttaagcagaggctggatggccatctgtcgggggtactttgaatgcgatttcctgcttcttggcagggggttggactggatggcccatgaggtctcttccaactctactattctatgattctatgattcatgtctGCTCTAGTTCAAATCTCATATCCACAATTAACTTATAACACAGTCTCAGGCAAATTATTACCTCCTGTCCACTCACCCAATACACCCAGATATGAACTACAGTTCAGGCcagatttaccccccccccccccccccaatttcatcTGTAGGATCTGCACTTCAAAAATCAGCTAATTAGAGCAAAAGGTCTACACAAATAATTTGGTTATTTGTTCTCTGTACTATTTTCCTCTTCTATAGCAAATTTCAACAATTGCAGGGAAACACACACTAAACACTGAACATCTCATCTATAGACCTGCAAATGTAGGCGAATAACACATATTCATATCCCCTCACCTTTTCTCTTCTTTGGTTGCTCAAGTGCTACAGGGATTTGTGACTCTGCAAATGCATCCTGGATTTGTTGAACCTCCACCACTTCTGGAATCCCATCAAGTGTGACAGACACATGAGTAATTGGACCAATATCAATTTCATCCTCCGCTCCAAACACATGTGCTTCAAAAGACAACAAggaaattaataaatattttaaaggttgTTGAAATACTTtcctaaaatattataaaaagccTAAAATATGTATGGACTAAGTATGATATCtgaataattttaactgattaaccaataagagacaattatttattatttatttattccgcccttctcaccccgaaggggactcagggcagatcacaatgtacatatatggcaaacattcaatgccattggacaaacaacacagagacagacagacacagaggctatttaacttcccagcttctggctttgtgagggtatgctcggttCCAGCCACAGgaagagctgctgcttcatcatccactgtgatgatgAGTCctttttttgatggagtacttcctcatctggtgttgtaaatcagttaaattagcctccccgcataagcggtccctaaatttccctacttgacagatgcaactgtctttcgggttgcttaggtcaacaacgagcagggctatttttttattttaattgtcagtacagtagagtctcacttatccaagctaaaggggccggcagaagcttggataagcgaatatcttggataataaggagggattaaggaaaagcctattaaacatcaaattaggttatgattttacaaattaagcaccaaaacatcatgttatacaacaaatttgacagaaaaagtagttcaatacgcagtaaatgttatgttgtaattgctgtatttacgaatttagcaccaaaatatcacgatatattgaaaacattgatggcaaaaatggcttggattatccagaggcttggataagcaaggcttggataagtgagactctactgtaatacaattatTACTGTATTCCAACTCCTgcattattttgatttttcttcaaATCCTTTCCATGCTCTACTCCAGAGACCTGCCAGGCCTCTGATAGGCTGTGTTGCTCATTTTTTCCTGTCCCTCAATTGACTTTTCTGCCATTAGAGAGACTAAACAAACTCAATAGTCACTTATCTGATCAATTAATTAGCTCTTTATTTTTAAGTTTTATCTATATTGCTCTGCCTTTCTTCCAGCTGTACTGATCATAAAACAGAAAAGGTTTGAAACTCATCAGAATAGTAGAgcagaagatttaaaaaaaactcaaggaaaagggggaatccTAACTGTATTATTGAAAATATGGagagaaacttttaaaaaaacttaaaaaaaaccaattatgaaacctttttaaagaataaaatacaacagtcacCTAAACATATCAAGACCTGTTTCTTCTTGTGCCTGTGTATACTTAAAGTGAGTCAGTGTGGCATTGTGCTTTTGGTATTCAACTACACTCAAGTCCGAGTTCAAATTCAGATTTAGTCATGCAAAACACTTGGTAACCTTGGATAAATCACACACTTTcagtttcagagaaaggcaaaagcaaacctccactgaacaaatgttgccaagaaaaccctgtgataagtttgccttagggtcactgtaagttggaaatgactttaagcTTCACAACAACATGCCATGCTTTCCTCCTCCTAATATAAGTTATAGTATGGgtttgttttagtgctaaatatCCCAGACTTTCTGGGCAAGATTACACTTTCAGAAGGCTCATTAATCTTAATGGGGAATTTAGGTACTTGTTGAAATCTTTCCCACTGAGATCAATAAAACTCAAAACCAATTTCGACCCAGCGATGATGTGTTTTCTAGAGTCTCCAAGTAGAAATACAGTCGCCttccatatacaggcagtccacgGGTTAAaaaatccaacttacaaacaactcaccgTTAagtacaggggtgagacaacaggaagtgatagagatctaccccttggaaggaaaattcactcctgaaagagttatcatagggtatctctgctgaagctttatcaccaatccttattttcacaacaagtcaaatttttcaaaatccaattatcacagggacagaaagtaaggggaaatcttctgaacagagacaaagacagcaaaacaaacaccacaggggtgctaacccttccctatgctttccaaaACTAATTTATACatatttggttggagttacacttaaaaatgtacatgttctgacttTCAAACAAACTCAACTTATGAACAAACATACAGAATATAtatcttgttcttaacttgaaGACTGCCTGTAATTGATTCTGTATCCAGAGATTTAACtatttgtggcttttttttaagCATCCAAAACCCAAGTAgagatttttctatttttttagggacaccattttactacaacaTTGCATATAATGGAACTTAAACATCCACAGATTGTAGTATTTACTCCTGGAGCCAAACAGGGCCAATGTACTTTAAAAATGGGAACACTTCAAACAAACACTTCCTAAAATCAGGAGATTTGCAACAAATGAATCTGCCACTCATGAGTTCTTAAATTAGCCTTGTTTTGTGCAACTCTACAGCATAGCAGCAAAAGCTACCATATATAGCAATCCAACACCTATCTCTTACAAAATTACCTTTATGCAAAACCCAGctcttaaaaagaaaaacagagtattgtttttaaattatatataacaCATTTCATTGGGTTTGACTCACTAGATCTCTTTTCATCCAATACTGGGTCAGGGGATTCCATATTGAGAAGAGCCTCGGCAGCTTCAATGGTCTGCATGGTTTCATCACCATTCTGACAAGATGCTTCAACTGAAAGTGAGAGAGTGAAAGATAGGGAGGTAAAGACAGAACATTTCTAAAATACACCAAAAAAAAGCCAAAACAAAACCTGAACATGTAAtagaatatgaaacaatttgaACTTAACTCTGTGTAAGAGAATCTGGCACATTACCACAtaccactgtatggctatcaatCTCCTCCCAaggaaaatcaaggaaaagtttcatgagaaccaccaccctttttaatgttcctccagcaacaacaagaatatccctgtgggcagaaaaattagacaattccaactggatgcccccctacgagggtcttcctccaggggcaaaccaagaatgggcaacttggaagtccctgaacagactcagaagtggagttggaagataaaaagcaacctggcaaaatggcactacctagaaaaatcctccaccttgtgcgattgtggagcagaacaactcagcatctgtatacttgcccacaatgccctgtctcatgcacagaggaagaactgtttaaagctacagacagtgCAGTcaatgttgcccatttttggtctaaaattacatagctgcttgtgctccctttaCTTCATcacttttatacttatttatttatgcaaatcAAGGAACCTCAAGACAGATTATTATGACAGTTGGCCTATGCCTGAATTATCTTATTTTGCCACTTCCTATAATACAACAATTTCCTCCTGTAATCCTGCAAATCCCATTCATACACTCCAGTTTCCACTTACTAAGGTTCTAAACATTTTGTGTAAATATAGTAGCTTTGAATAAGTTCTTACCTTTGTAAAGcaacagtattaaaattcagaaatgtgtttgtgtgcatatttATGAACAGCATGCAGTGTCGATTTTAACAGTTATTATATCTGAATTTAAAGGGAAATATCAGATGACCAGCTCTGCTTCATACAGAAGCAAATATCTCACACAAGGACAATAGTTGCATCAACTGGCAAcaaaattaaagtacagtagtATTTTTCTGAAGTGTTAGACGGAGAAGACTGGGTTCCAAACCCAACTCTCTGTTATCCGGAGAGATATCATATCAGCCACTGTCTCTCTGCACAACATAATTCACAGGCTTGTTGTGAGGACATAAACTAAAAGAAgtcctttatatatataaactgaAAGAAGCTCATTTaagaaaagatgggatataaatattcaacgctttttaaaaatcacattggttaaaaatatattaaaacagattaaaataaaccTAAATTACAACAAGGACAATGAAATGGAATTCTGAAGAAAAAACAGGTGCCAGGTGCTTTAGAATGTATTTTggaggaagaaaatggcaaaactactttctgagtatttcttgcctgtgCGGCTGCTATAAAGCAACAGGTAACTCAGGCACATACTCATACATACTGAAATACCTCCAACCCAATTGCTTCTAAAAACATTACAGAAAACAGCTTGGATTCAAGCTGTGCAAGATTTCTTCCAATACTTGCACATCATAAATACAGGATTGGGTTGAATCAACTGGCAACTGCGGCTGGCAGCAACTGAAGATTTAGAGAGATCCTGACTGGAAATCCTTTAACAGCAGCCAAATAATGCTTTCCATAACAGAAGTACAAACTTTCTACAACAGTCAACAGCATAAAAGGAAGTGAGAATAGTTCATTAAACAGAGCTGGGCGTTGCTTCCTGTAGTCTAGCACATTGCTACTGAGTGTGATAAGGACATGAGCTTTTAGAAGGAATGTAGTAACCACAATGGAaaaagaagaatccagttcaaacaCTCAAAACAGCTGTTGCTTTAATTTTTTCAGTGTATTTATCATTTACAAGTATTTATGGTAACAGAAGAGCTCACAGTCTGTGACACTTTGGAAATGAAGGtacaatttcaaaacaaaattcttcAGATTTCATTAGGAAAATTATAAAATAACCCCAACCTTTAAAATGTATCATCGTTTTCACTTCAAACTGATTTAAAAAGCCTAATTACAATCTCTAGTTATGCTTGAACTGTCAATCCACATTTTGGTATCAGACAATCAAAATAAATAGTCTAAAGCAGATGTGGAACTTATGGATTGTCCTGATTCTGAAGTGACAAGTCATAATTTTGGCTTCAACATTTTCAAGTTGAGTATGgacagaatgaaaaaaaaaaaaccaaggcagTTATAAAGAGTAGATGTACTGGTAGGACATATTGGAAGCTTTAACTATGATTTTGGTGtaatcaggcatgtagccgggggggggggggggggggggcttgaggggcttcagtccccccccaaaaaattctcagggtggtccacgagaaggccttacatttattatttaaactgttatgtttattcatatcatgatctgatcatcatgctcaatatatcctatatgcatgggggtattgggataacgatacaaagggtttgctagggtagatcctctctcacgcagactcagcccccccccccccc is a window from the Anolis carolinensis isolate JA03-04 chromosome 3, rAnoCar3.1.pri, whole genome shotgun sequence genome containing:
- the elf1 gene encoding ETS-related transcription factor Elf-1 isoform X2; translation: MQTIEAAEALLNMESPDPVLDEKRSTHVFGAEDEIDIGPITHVSVTLDGIPEVVEVQQIQDAFAESQIPVALEQPKKRKGKKPKAPRSESPTLTPNITVKKKNKDGKGNTIYLWEFLLALLQDKATCPKYIKWTQREKGIFKLVDSKAVSRLWGKHKNKPDMNYETMGRALRYYYQRGILAKVEGQRLVYQFKEMPKDLVYIDDDDPSSSTDSTDASLLSAPMANRNQMGRPKGSTNTGPRGGSTAVLKIPLNSKSTKPKQPLETAQQQLPAMASEALRTMQATQPLHPTQLYRTVHLMQPVQSIPEGHTAVTSSMLDEKLNSSVQNIRTIQAPGQVPVVVSPGNQQLHTVTLQTLPLTTVIASTDPSSAATPQKFILQAIPTSQSMTVLKENVMLQSPKPVSPPSSIVFSPAQVHQVLTSNMQTICNGTVNVAASSPSFNSATPVVTFTPSSSQMVAQPSNTVITSVIKAPETKPTVIQGLVKSEAEEGTVEECRLSEQSFQQQPFMVMVSSANGFPSTLHIKQESEQLEPSTYE